From a single Ornithorhynchus anatinus isolate Pmale09 chromosome 4, mOrnAna1.pri.v4, whole genome shotgun sequence genomic region:
- the PSKH2 gene encoding serine/threonine-protein kinase H2 yields the protein MDRWMELPEPSEKAQSGTARGHQGLEALQASPGFQGVPAPGPAGQGRHGEVGGGRAVPRSGAGDPGDPGDPGSLLATAFPSALAGQARQGWPGSPGARDGLRDEPQKARREQAARCQAQFDRRVTARYDIKAVIGRGNYSRVIRVEQKATKQPFAIKLIETSRREGREVCTSELSVLRRVSHCNIIQLIEVFEIRDRVYLVMELATGGELLDRVIAQGSFTERDATRVLQMVADGIRYLHSLRITHRNLKPENLLYYHPGVESKILITDFGLASSGKASSNWSMTTLCGTPEYMAPEILLRNPYTSAVDMWALGVITYILLSGMLPFEDENQSRLYRKILKGKYSYTGDPWPNVSNLAKDFIDQLLNVDSTFRMSAGQALNHPWVLATAATSSMKNLHRSISQNLMHRTPIRSRSLKSAPTSESCHSNRSNLPEGRKL from the exons atggatcgatgGATGGAGCTGCCAGAGCCGTCTGAGAAAGCCCAGTCTGGGACTGCCAGGGGTCACCAGGGTCTCGAGGCCCTCCAGGCTTCTCCAGGGTTTCAGGGtgtccccgccccggggcctgCGGGTCAGGGTCGCCACGGAGAGGTGGGCGGGGGCAGGGCGGTCCCACGGAGCGGGGCAGGTGACCCCGGGGACCCTGGAGACCCCGGCTCCCTGCTGGCCACAgcattcccctcagcactggcagGACAAGCCAGGCAGGGgtggccggggtccccgggggctcGGGATGGGCTGCGGGACGAGCCGCAAA AGGCCAGGAGGGAGCAGGCGGCCAGGTGCCAAGCCCAGTTCGACCGCCGGGTCACCGCCAG ATACGACATCAAGGCTGTTATTGGAAGGGGTAACTACAGCAGGGTTATCAGAGTGGAACAGAAGGCTACCAAGCAGCCTTTTGCCATAAAACTGATTGAAACcagcaggagggaaggcagagaagtGTGCACATCTGAATTGAGTGTCCTCAGGAGGGTCAGCCACTGCAACATCATCCAGTTGATAGAAGTCTTCGAGATCCGGGATCGTGTGTACTTAGTGATGGAGTTGGCTACCGGAGGAGAGCTATTGGACCGAGTCATCGCCCAAGGGTCTTTCACAGAACGGGATGCTACCCGAGTTCTCCAGATGGTTGCTGATGGAATAAGGTACTTGCACAGTTTACGGATAACTCATCGGAATCTGAAACCTGAAAATCTCCTGTATTATCACCCGGGGGTGGAGTCCAAGATCTTGATCACGGATTTTGGGTTGGCTAGTTCTGGCAAAGCGAGCAGCAACTGGTCCATGACCACTCTTTGTGGGACTCCAGAATACATGGCGCCTGAGATTTTGCTAAGGAACCCTtacaccagtgctgtggacaTGTGGGCTCTTGGGGTAATTACTTATATTTTACTGAGTGGCATGTTGCCTTTTGAGGATGAAAATCAATCAAGGCTTTATAGAAAGATTCTGAAGGGCAAATACAGCTACACTGGAGAT cCCTGGCCAAATGTTTCAAACTTGGCAAAGGACTTTATAGACCAGTTGTTAAACGTGGATTCCACTTTTCGCATGTcagcaggccaggccctgaaccacCCCTGGGTCTTGGCCACAGCGGCTACATCTTCCATGAAGAATCTTCACCGGTCCATCTCCCAGAACTTAATGCACAGGACGCCCATCCGTTCTCGGAGCTTGAAGTCAGCGCCAACTTCTGAGTCTTGTCATTCCAACAGGTCAAACCTACCTGAGGGAAGGAAACTATGA